The DNA segment TGTTATCAAATGACAAGTAGAAAAGTCCAATTGCAAGAAAATGACTCTAAAGCATTTTAAGACTGCATCGACATTTGCGTATTTtggaaaacaacaaacaaaacacactgtGGCCATCCCCTAGTTTATAACTTCAGATGATTCCCAAATTATTCAAAGACAATTGAACttgtttcattctttgtattcCTTGTAATGACTCACCTCGGTCCTGATTCCGGTGACGTTTCCAGTATAATAAGATTGAGATTAAGACCAGAAGAATTACCAGGGAAACAATGCTTAACAAGAGTGGTACTGAAAACCAAAAGCCTGTGGATATTGaaggtagaaaaaggaaaatcacaagagGAAGCTGTTGAGGCAAAAACTGATATAGCAACAATTATGATGAGTTTTTATAAGAGGTGAGTTTTCAATTGAAATTAAACTTAAATTCATACCTATAGAGATCTACATTCACGATTTCATatgattttaataacatttagGTAATATAGTAATAGCTAACATGTTTTATGCAGTTACTTTATAACAAGATCTTTGTGTGCATTGTCTCATCTAATGCTCAGAACATACTAAgttaaatattatcattattatctggcagatttaaaaaatccaaaactcTGAGAAGCCAAGTGAATTCAAAATCAGAGCAGCAAGCAGAGGAAGAGCAAAGCACATATTCTTTTTCCTATCTATAAGGGTGATTTAAGTTTATTGAAGACACTAGAATATACTAagtataaagggaaaaaatcatGGATCTTATGATTTCAACTCCCAGAAATAGCCTGTCTCAGTGTTTTTATTGCATTTCTTCTAATCTGTGtcttagttttaaaaaactctttcCAGTGTCAATAATGGAACTTGGTCTAAATGTCTTCCTCTGAAACACAAAGGCAAAGAAAGAGCCCCTTGATTTGGAAGTGTCTAGCATCTTCTCCTTAGTGGAATTTGTCACATCACAATTTAACTAAAAACCTTCAGACAGGAATTTGTCTAATTTCTACAGATCCAGTGCTTTGCCTAATACTTTTAGTTCAAGGTTTTTAGTaaatattcatagaaaaaaaaactaaggtaCCAATGGTTTTAAACCTTATATGGAATTTAAGTTGAATTTAGCATTCCTGGAATACAAAGtaagtttgttttcttgtttttcaggGAAATTAACACTTTGCCTTGGCTGAACCTGAAGATCTCTTCACAAATGCCCAAATCTAACACCACAATCCTTTTGACCAATGAGCTTTAcacagaaaagatttttcaggaatttttttgtAGCCTCCTGAAAGAACAGCAATATTTTTAGGAAGTTTATTACTGAGTGCTCATCCAAGAGCTAGTGCTTCAAAACTACACGAGAAATAACATTATGACTATCATCACTAAGACTTCTTGTCTCCAAAATTACTGTCCCCTTTATTCTCTCACCCAACTCTCACTTCTTGTATCTATGAGGCCCACAGATAGCAGTTTAGAAGGAAACACAGGTGAGCAAAGGGAGCTTGAACAGGAGACAGATTGTTTTAAAGGAGAGATGACGACTCTTCAGATGGGCCCTTTCCTACTGTAGGTCATGTAGAGATTTCATCACAGATGCCACGTCTTCCTTCCTAATCCCCCAGACTCAGCTGATGCCCCACCTCTCCACCTTCAGTCCCCATATCATGAACCACAACTTTCTTACTGAAGTATTTGTCAAGTGGTTTTACAATTTCCCAGAAACAGCATATCCCTAGTGGGCTATAAGCTCTGTAAGTGCAGGAACTGAGTCTAATTTGTTGTTGTAGTTTAGTACATAACAGACACTCAGTAAATCTTAGcagaattaaatgaatgaatgaatgaatgaatatcagCAACAGCATTTGATAAGTGACGAACATGCTACATCACATTTCCTGTAGTATAGTAGTATCCCTTAACTGCAATTTCACTTCCTGTgatttcagttacccatggtTAACTGTGGTCAAAATATACTAAATGGAAAGGTCcataaataaacaattcataaaatttaaattgcatgccattctgaGTTGTCTGATGATGACATCTCACATTATCACATTCCATCCCACCTAGGATGTGAATTATCCCTTTGTCCGGTGTATCCACATAGTATATGCTACCTacctgttagtcacttagtagctgaCTGGGTTATCGGTCAACTGTTGTAATATCACAGTGCTGTGTTCAAGTAATGCTTACTTTACTTAATAATAAACCCAAAACATAAGTGTTTATCAGGCTAGattgttataatttatttcattattagtaTAAGCATAactataataaaatcatatattatatatgtgtgtatacacacacacacacacacatatatatatggtttgGTGTTTTgtgcagtttcaggcatccactggacATCATGGAATGTATCCTCTGAGATAAGGGGAGACTGCTATAAAATCTGCTTTTCTGGTTCTTCAactctgcttctctttccttaTATGTATCTTTCTCTCCCCAGatattcctttgctgagagactGAAAGTCTCTGAAGGATATTTGCCACCTTCTAGGTGGGTATATGCAGATGTGATCAGAGCCATCTTTGCCTGCCTTCTCTTACCTTTGTTCACAGTTTGCTTGTAGTCAGTCACGGTCCCCTGGTACAGCACCTGGCAGATTACCTCCTTCCCCACTTGACTCTTAGGGTCTTTTACACGGAGTATGCTGGTGACAGATGTGGTCCCATTAGGGTGTAATAGACTCTCAGTACTGTTCTCAATTCCTGACCCAGCGACCTTCCAGGAGATCATGGGTGCTGGGCGGGCAGTGGCAGAGCAAGTGATATTTAGTTGGTCTTCAAAGAAATTGTAGTGAAGGAATACTGTGGGCTGTACTgggacaaaaaaaataaatgacctggcATCAGTTAAGCACATGGTCTCCTTACAGACATGAGGAAAATGTCCTTACGGAAAGATAGGTGGCACAACCCACACCCACTGGGGCTGGGGCCTTCCCAGTTCTTTGGGGTCTCCTTATCTGATCTTCAGATGGAGAGTAGACTGTGATAGAAAGGCCTTTTCTGTAACTGCCTCCAGCAGAACTAGCTGGATAGACAGAAGGTATGGAAAAGTAAGATATTATTTGTCTCTCCCCAGTATTTCAAAGCCTAATTATTATGTTCCCTTCTTTGCATGGGTAATGCAGCATCTCTACCTTCTTTTGAGTGTTCCTCTCAAGTAGCTTGATGGTAACTCCCAACCAGCACTTCCATACCCTGCACCTATCAGAAGCACAAGGGTAGGTGCAGAACAGACAGCCCCAAGAGGGACCACTGCTTAGtgatacccatttttttttttcttaaatctgaatgagtgaatgagctACAGAAAGACTTGGAAAATCCCTGCTTAGAAGATGTACACGAAATACAAACTAGCGATTCATAGCCTAtaatctgaaaaaacaaaacatgacagTTAAAAGGACTTGGGCCTCACCTGATAGAGTTAAGGGAAAATAACTAGTTTATGAGAAAAAGATATAATTTTCAGGCCAGCTGTGGCCtgttcccttttaaaatttccctaatgacttcatttttGTTGGAATGTAGAGTTTTTCTCTGCTAAGCAGTGCAGACTGTtctttctgaggttggctttggagCCCCCAAGATAATTACAGGGCAGTGCCAAATAAAAGCTGGCCAGTACTTTTAGGTTTAAGAGGTGGGTGGATGGCAGTAGGTGAGGAGGAGTAGAGCCATAGAACTTCAACTCTGTCCAAAGAGTGTCCAAATTCCAAACATAGCAAGCACTGGAGGTAAAgagatcaaaggaagaaaaaggaatgtgATTCATGTGGCCAGACTGGGTGTCCGGATTCTCCAGGGTATCAAAGAACGGCTTAGAAGGACAGAGTCAGGGGAAGAGAACAGGATTACTAGCTGGAAAATTCAAAAGTCATCTGATTTTCAGGTGAACAACAATACAGAAAATTATGAGTAAGGGAGAGAGAACAGgcaaaagatgagagaaaaataagagaagatacaggagtagaaaatagaaaattatgacataaaaaagcaaaagatgaaaaatgagatAAGAAGAAGGGACATATGatgaaaggaaggagagatgTGGGGAGAGAAATTAACAGATAAACAGAAAATGACAGAAGCAGAAAGCAAGAGGAAAACCTGACATACGTTTCTGCAGAGAGGATTCAGCATAggtaaaataagtgaaagaaacatGAATTTGATATTGTCGTGCCTCCCTTAAATTGTTATCTAATTGAATCACCTCTCCTCCCACGGTCAATAGTCTTGGCATGCTTAAAGTCTCACAGTGATATTTCTAATTACTCTGTCTAAATTTGTCTTTTCCCTCCTAAAGCCACTGCCAAGTGTGCCATGTCCCAAAGTCATCCCTTATTCCTACTTCCTAATACTTAGCTACATGATAGTAAAGAGGAAGGAAATCTCATCAAACAAAGCCTACTGGACTTTAAGAGAAAGCTGACTCCAGGTCAGTGGAACCTGGCTCTGTCCTTAAGACCAAAAGTTTCAAGTTGTAAGGGACTCCAGAGATAATCGGTTTCACACTTACCGTTCAAACAAAGAAACCCCAGTGGAAAGAGCAGACAAGAACTTCCGGGGCCATATGATGGCTAATGGCACTGCCAGGTCTCACTAGGGCCACTGCTTCTGGAGAACTTGCTGTCCTCATCATTGTCCACAGTTCCATGGACAGCAAGACCTCCAGAGGAAAGAGAGCTCCAGCTAAGGAACTCAGGGTAGCACCACAAAcccccaaagaaaaggaaaaccacagcAAACAGCTACTGGAGACATGAAAGGCTGTGTCTTCTAGTGAATCATTCTGTGATTATGAACCCAAAAAACTAGGCACTACAACCATGTTCCAAACACTCTTGAAAATAGTGCTCCCCCCAGGCAGTACATTCTCAGAGATTCTCACCATAAAGGGTGAGACAGGCTGTTCCCGAGATCTTCCCAGAAGTAAAGGTATTGAAGAGACACATGTAACACCCCTCGTCCTCCAGCGTTGTGTTCCAGAAGGTGATGGTTGAATTCTGGAGTCCAAGTTCAGTGATGTTCACTCGGCCCTGGTAGGCAGGCTGAACCACAACCCCATGGTTCCTGCTGAAGGTGACCATGTTTTCTGGGCTTACAGCCTTCTTTTTCTGCCATGTCACAATCAAGGCTTCCTGGGAAGTTTGCAGAGAACATCTTAAGGATGCAGGTGTATTCAGCAGCAATTTTTCATCCTGGGTCACCACTTCCACTATGGaatcataaaaagaatatttgtgttttaaaactttcatacacacaagcacatgtTTTCCtgataataaacaaaatgtatgttgaaagtcatattttaaagagaaaaatgcaaagaaaaaacaaaatttatttacataCCTGTATGTTGGTagagaaatacatatttattaaatctttaaaagtaGAGTAGCAGAgtataataacaagaaaaaatgcTCAGAGACCAGAAATTGTGAGGAATCCCTGTAAGTTGGAAAACAAGTAGACTGAGATTGAAGATGAAAACTGCTAGACTGGATAGAAGATTCACCAAGTGTGCTCATGCTTGGAGAGGTAGAAGCCAGGAGCAAGAAAGGGCCAAAGGACAACAGGCAGAGTGGTCAGTTTAAGCACAGAAGATggagcatgcacacacacacacacacacacacacacacacaccctacaaAGGAAGGGGACAGCACAGAGATATCTTCCTCCAGAAAGCAGGAGGATAGGCACATAGACTGGAAAGATACACAAGACAGCGAGTGCCCTGGGAGGCTTGTGGTACCTGTGAGGACCTTGAAGCTTCCGCACCCAATGACAATTCATGCACCCCCGTTTTCACTGAATGTCATGACAGTAATTTCCTGTGTACTGCAATGTTGGCCACTGACTCTCTATGACAGATGATTTCATGGGAAACCTCCACATCATAAGAAATAGCCAAGCATTTGAGGAAGCTAACACAATGAAAAAGGAGAACTAAAGTCCATGAACCCAAGAAGGCAGACCAAATGAATAAAAGcatcataaatcaataaatacttTAACATGAATAAATGTGATATCCAAAGTGTATAAGAAGACAACATTGTAAACGGTAGAAATTAGAGATGtgggaaatgaaaaacacaaaatctCAACAGACTGCCCAACGTAGCAGAATGGATACCACAGAAAATGAGTAGGCAGAAAAACTAGACCACAGAATTCCTCCAGAATGGAGCAAAAAGGGATAGGTTATGAAAGGGATTCAAGAAAAACTCAATGAGTAGACTTAAATGTTCCAATATCAGTCCAAGAAGATttgtagagagagagaaaagagaatggtatacaaaagcattttaaggaggaaaattattttttcaaactgaGGAAAAGAGCAATTTAAAGTTAGATATATCAGTCATGAATCTCCATGCACCTAACAACCGAactgaaatatataaagtaaacgtgaataaaatgacaaacaaaaatttaaaaatccacatcATCATAGGCATTTTCTATACATCTTACAGAACCTTTAATTCcatataataaacaaataaagaaaaaaacatcaaaatgtataagtgcattctactgtcatgtgcaaccaattagaacaaatcaaaaaattaattttaaaaaattggaataatCATGTCACTATGTAATAGGTTGTTGTGGAAGTTTTGTTAAAACCTGGTACATAATAAAtcatagtaaatattaaaaaaagaaagaaattctgcaatagtagaaaaaagaaaaacatcaaatataaggatatggaaaatatgaaaaaatgtgttTAGATATATGCTTTATACATTTAGcataaaaacatttcatatttacatacatacTATATAACATATGtggatatatataatttaaatatataatactcAAAGAAAGAATGGGTAATCTTTtcaaaactcataaaatatttccCTAAATTGAAATCAACTACAAAAATTTGCTACACTGTGGACTTGAACACTGTTCACACtgcaataaaatcagaaatttacacactttcaactttttatttatacTAGACATCAGCAGAAACCATCAATGATAACTATATGACAAAGATAGAAAAAGATGTTAAATCTATGGAAATGGGTAAAGCAATTCTTAGAGGGACAAATAAATCCTAATTATGTTTATTAGAAGACAAGAGAGAACgaaaaatgaatataaacttACTCCCAAACCTACTTTCACCTTAATGAAGATAAAAGTACCCATTACTGAACCGATACATAAAATGTAGACTTGATTAAAAACaccaaatttgttttcaaagatgaataaaatagataaaatgttgGCAGATGtagtagaaaaaaaagaaaaaaagagagaaagaaaaattcccCAACAGTATCAGGAATGAAAAGAGAGGCACAGTAACAGATATACTCTGGGCCCCTGTTGTGTGATTCAAGATTTAATGAGAACTGCTCTTGGGAGATTCTGGAAGGCAATCCTGTTGGTGGGGTTGAGGTGTCCTGAAAGTTTGCTAAGATTTTGCAGAGCAGAGTATGGAAGAAATTGTTGCCATTAGAATGCAGATGGAATAGAGATCAAAAGTAGGTTTCAACACTTGGgtaattttttcccccttgacTGTGGAAGAAACTACTGATAGGAAAGTATATAATTCTTTGTTGCTTGCATCACCCTCACCTGCAGGTGATGTTGAGAACCAAcacactgaaaataattaaaagtaaaaaataagaaaataaagcacaGCAGAAAAATAAGCAGTGACCTATGGGATAGAGCAGGAAGAACTAGGAAATTAAGCAGATAAACAAACGTCATGGGCATGGTTTTTACAAGATAAATAATGTGAACCTATATCTCGTCTATATTTCattactttctgtatttttctataaaaagagGGCACGCCTAGTTTTAAAGCTGAGATTATCTTCCAATAGTATCATATCCATTCAGACTCCCATAAGCATTCCCATATCCTTACAAACACAGGAATTATGTCTTAAGTCTTTCACTGTGGTGGGTGAAAAATGACAACATAATTTAACTCGAAGAGAATATTTTTCACAAGTCTGAAAACAGCTTCAAAATATCAAATTGTTCTTCTCTACTgaaaataaacatgtgaaaagCGAAAAGAAGCACTCCCATTCTTCCAAGTAAATTACATGCTTCAATAATTCATGCAGACAAATGGAAATAGCACAGCACAAACAGTGGTTAGTGGCCAAAGGGTCCACCCCAGACGTTGCACTTGCTGGACTCAGGGCAGGGGGACTGAGCATCGTTACCTTGTGCTGTGCATAGCACCACTGCTGCCATGCCCCAAATCAGGCTGTAGGTGGACAGATGACAGAAGGCCTTCCTGAATACCTGAAGACAGAAAGCAAAGTACAGAAATGGGGGTTTGCATTTGGATAAGGCCAAGGAATCTTCAGTCTAACTGCTATTTCAGGGAATGTTGAGAGTTAAGTTTTCCCCAGAGAATTTGGTTTTGTGGAAGCAGTGTCAGAGGTTATGGATAGAAGAAATAACAGAGTACTCAGGATGTGGGAAGGGCAAAGCTGCAGTGTGGCTCTTTTGTGATAGCAATTGGCCCTCCCAATTGGTGGCCTTGCTCCTAAAGCCACTATTGTCAATAGCAAAATCTCAAAGACTAGGATCACTGGGGAAAACAAACTGCCttaaatgaatacagaaaatgtggaGAATACAAACGTAGATAGCATCCATTCCTAAAATAATCCATGTCTGCTAGTATTAAGGATGTAATTCAAGGGGAAAACACTTTAGAAACATGTGACCACCTGGAGATTTGTGGAGTCAGATTCCCCTGCAAATGTCACAACGTTTTGGATAAATTGCACCTTTTTAAAAACCAGTActggttttaatttgattttttgtgcTTCGTTGCTTTGTTTTCATATGTGTAGGCAGAAATCTTTGGCCTTCTTATAAGTCATGGGGCTATTTAAGGGAATGTTATTTTGGGCATTGCCTTGTTATAAAATAAGCAGGAAGGGTGTATTCAGCTGAACTTTTCCCTACAGCGGCCACATGGATTCCTTCATTTGGTCTCCATGGATGTTCATTTTaaggaaaacagcaagaaaagtaatttttcttattttttctatatttcctcatatttttctaaaataaaggtGTGTaagaaatttaagttttctctaacTTTCTGgcatgaattttatttccttggtcTTTCATATGAAGCTTGAAGGTTTAGGATCTTGCTTGTGCAAAACTCTGACTCTTTGAGACTTCTTTCCTGCTTTCCTGTGGCAGAGATCTAAGTAGTGGGTGCTTAACTGTCTGAATTAAAAAACCagaagacagaagtaaataaCTGGAATCAGAAAAAATACAAGAGAATATGTCAAAACAACACTCCAACTTATATTTTGCTTAAGATGACTAAACCACTAATGATTATAATACTAACGTCTATTCAACATTTATTATGTACCACACGCTGTTCTTAGCATTTGAGACAAACTACTTCATATAAACCTATTAGAGTGTGCTCTTATTACAACCATTTCCAAAATGaagaataggagacacagagaagttaaataactttccTAAGATCTCACAGCTACGGaaaggcagagccaggatttaaacCCAGGCAGTTTGGTTCCAGAACTCTTCACCACAACCACTACAGAATACTGCAATAGTACTGGTTTTAATAAAATGATGCTGTTATTGCCTTTGACCAAATCACTATTGTAAGGAATTATCAAACACTTAGTCACACAGAGATCCTTGCTTCATTGTCCTGGAACAATATACTAGATCTATAATCAATTTTGAAACTGGTATCCTGAGAAACATTTAATGAGGTTTCCACAGAGCCAAGAAATCTCTGAGAGCCACTGAGTAACTTTCTGGAAATTCTGTTGGTGATAAAGCATCTCCCACAGATGGCTGGTGTCCTTGGCTCCCATTTCCACACCTGCAGCTCAGCACCTCCAGAGACGCTCTCCCCACTCATGTCACTGTGACTTCTCCTCTCTGCCCTCAAGCTCCCCCTCAAGGCGCCTTTGGGTGCCTTGAAATCACCAAGCTCTTTTCTACTTTAGTGCCTTTATGTTTTCCTTCAGCTTCTAGTGCTCtcagttgaatgaatgaaagaaaaggagtgaatgaataaatctaTGAATGACACCAAATTCATCATCATTTTACCCCAAATGGCTTCTCTTCTGAACTTCGACCTCCCAGGCACTGGAGTCATCCTAGGTTTCACATTCTCCCACTCCTCAGACAAGTAATTAGTCGCTCTACACAATAAATCATGCTTTGTGAAGTCCCTCCTCCTCACCTCTACTGGTCTCAGCTCATAACACCGGGTGTTTTGTGTAGTTGTCTTGAGCTTTTTGCTAatacttctttcatttattgtcATTAATCATCTCTACCGAATCTGACCTCATGCCAGTCACTGTGCTGGTGCTTTTGGAGACAAAGGTGGATAAGGCAGACACAGCACCATCCCCAATTAAGTTCATTTTCcagcttacatacatatataatatgttagACAGATTTTCCTTAAATTCATCTTTGCACAAGTTGCCATCCCCTTAAGAACCTTCTaccttctcttatttttaaagaaaatagtcaAATGTTTTAACCTAATTCTATCTACTCCTTCAAATCCATCTCCGCTGCTTCCCTACATGTCCTCTCTTGTCTACTTCTCAATGTACCACACAATTTCCTACCTTGGCATTTTTGCTTAAACCATTCCCCAACCAAAAAATGAATTCCCTCTGACTTTTATTTAGGTCTTCCTTTCGGTGAGCCTGATTTCAGTCATCTCAGGGCACAGTGATCTTGTTCCTCAGAAGCACTTTTTGGTTAGGTCTGTAAAGCCTGTTAGAACTCCAAGCAAACTTAAGCCTCTTTCCCCAGGGCCTATAGACTCCTACTTCCCTTTGTCTACAATTCCACAAATTCCAGATCTTGTTTGAACACATCAGTCCACTTTCCAACTTCAGAGAAGATGCCTTCTTCCAAAACATAGCTCACCATGTGCCCCAGACCCTGAGACACTGTTCCTAACCTGCATGCCACTGTCTGGCACCCCTGACCCCAGTCTGTTATTCTATTTATTTGCTCTTATCCATGGGAAAAAAGCATAATACTAAAACACGATCTATTGATTCTGAAACTTCTTCTCAGACTGTGCTAAATTCCAGAGGCTGGGCCATTGTCTTGTTTGGCTAGAAACAATCTCTTATTGGGGTCTATCTACTTTTCCTATTCCCCCACAAGAACCTCAGAACATCCTGACCACTTTCTCCATGTTCCAATCTATTGCCATAACTAACCCAGCATGGTTATTCTGTTCTAAATGTGTATGTAGGTTTTCGTCAGCTGCTTAGCTTAGCTGCATCATCTGCTACAATAACTTGAAACTTATTTCTAAACTATTTGAACCACATGCACTTAAATGGCCTTATTTCAAGATCAGGATTGCAAAGGATGTACCGAAGGGATTCTCATTGCCTCATTCTCAATGGTTGCCTTAATTAAGCCttgtttctgtaatttcttttagaTACAATGACTTTTCTGCTAGAGTTTATTTTCCCCAACACTCTAAACTGGATCTATCTGATTACCCTGAAATTTCTCTGGGGTTTCTAATTTCTTCTTGTGACCTTAGGATTTGGGGGATGGTAGGGAAACAGAGTCTTTGAGGACCTGAAAATCTCCATCTACTACaggaatttcttttccttttcctgtcattGCGAACACCCCAGTTTTAATAACTTTCTTTCTTCCCACTGCATAGACATCTTCGGTCTAATTagtacatttcttttcttccttcagaagGTAGCCATGATCTAAAACTTAATGAGAAATGTTACAGAAGAACTGTCAAACCAGTTTAGATCATCTGATGCTTTCCAAACATTAATCTCATTACGtaactttgttttttcctttggtaaGAGAGGTAACCACCTGCCTAAGTTATACTCAGGCATATGGCTGTAATGAGACAAGCCCCCAGTTGTCCTGGCCTAGTCCCTGGTTTGGGATTAATGTTGTGATGAACACCGGAACAAGACTTGTTTCAGTTCCTCTGGGTTCCACATGCACTCAGGAGGTGGAGGTAT comes from the Sciurus carolinensis chromosome 9, mSciCar1.2, whole genome shotgun sequence genome and includes:
- the Cd200 gene encoding OX-2 membrane glycoprotein isoform X1 translates to MVTFSRNHGVVVQPAYQGRVNITELGLQNSTITFWNTTLEDEGCYMCLFNTFTSGKISGTACLTLYVQPTVFLHYNFFEDQLNITCSATARPAPMISWKVAGSGIENSTESLLHPNGTTSVTSILRVKDPKSQVGKEVICQVLYQGTVTDYKQTVNKGFWFSVPLLLSIVSLVILLVLISILLYWKRHRNQDRAFHKPAAHLRDCEIVQYDHSLNSTSYVILP
- the Cd200 gene encoding OX-2 membrane glycoprotein isoform X3; the encoded protein is MVTFSRNHGVVVQPAYQGRVNITELGLQNSTITFWNTTLEDEGCYMCLFNTFTSGKISGTACLTLYVQPTVFLHYNFFEDQLNITCSATARPAPMISWKVAGSGIENSTESLLHPNGTTSVTSILRVKDPKSQVGKEVICQVLYQGTVTDYKQTVNKGFWFSVPLLLSIVSLVILLVLISILLYWKRHRNQDREP
- the Cd200 gene encoding OX-2 membrane glycoprotein isoform X2, which codes for MERLVFRKAFCHLSTYSLIWGMAAVVLCTAQVEVVTQDEKLLLNTPASLRCSLQTSQEALIVTWQKKKAVSPENMVTFSRNHGVVVQPAYQGRVNITELGLQNSTITFWNTTLEDEGCYMCLFNTFTSGKISGTACLTLYVQPTVFLHYNFFEDQLNITCSATARPAPMISWKVAGSGIENSTESLLHPNGTTSVTSILRVKDPKSQVGKEVICQVLYQGTVTDYKQTVNKGFWFSVPLLLSIVSLVILLVLISILLYWKRHRNQDRAFHKPAAHLRDCEIVQYDHSLNSTSYVILP